From one Bacteroidota bacterium genomic stretch:
- a CDS encoding nucleoside transporter C-terminal domain-containing protein, which yields MKKTILFANISFLIFLLFFTIHTNKVYGKESSNIEGEWHIYSSEIGTIDKNENEINVHYFTFNKDNTYLYKNKSTKKSYKGEWSFSDKNIFSLKRQGQKNLKEFEVIKLTDSEFVIKDGEKVFLFVTNEKTTGGIGNFRGIIGIFVLIFIAFLISDNKKKINWRIPAVGILMQLTFAIGVLKIAFIRNAFDGVSSFFVQLLAFTREGSLFLFGSLIENTESFGYIFAFQVLPTVIFFSALTSVLYYYGILQKVVWVFAWVMRKAMHLSGAESLSAAANIFIGQTEAPLVIKPYLPTMTKSEIMALMTGGMATIAGGVLAAYIGFLGGADPEQQKLFATHLLTASIMNAPAALFIAKIILPETKEIRKDLSVSKEVVGTNVLDSLAKGTTDGLRLAVNVGAMLLVFTAMMALMNYIVFHWIGNPTGLNDYINEVSGGQYEGFNMQFILGMIFAPIAWLIGIPSNDIVMVGQLLGEKTILNEFYAYTSLGGLRDSFLLTNPRSVIITTYALCGFANFASIGIQIGGISALAPNQRTVLSKLGLKALIGGTIASLLTASIAGMIIGF from the coding sequence ATGAAAAAAACAATTCTGTTTGCTAATATTTCTTTCCTTATTTTTTTGTTATTTTTCACAATACATACAAATAAAGTATATGGCAAAGAATCATCAAATATTGAAGGTGAATGGCATATTTACTCCTCCGAAATAGGAACCATTGATAAAAATGAAAACGAAATTAATGTTCATTATTTTACTTTTAATAAAGACAATACTTATTTATATAAAAATAAAAGTACAAAAAAATCATACAAAGGGGAATGGTCGTTCTCAGATAAAAATATTTTTTCATTAAAAAGACAAGGACAGAAAAACCTAAAGGAATTTGAGGTAATAAAATTAACAGATTCGGAATTTGTTATTAAAGATGGAGAAAAAGTTTTTTTATTTGTTACAAATGAAAAAACAACCGGTGGAATAGGGAACTTCAGAGGAATTATCGGCATTTTTGTTTTAATTTTTATTGCCTTTTTGATAAGTGATAATAAAAAGAAGATTAATTGGAGAATTCCAGCAGTTGGGATTTTAATGCAACTTACATTTGCTATTGGTGTTTTAAAAATTGCTTTTATCCGAAATGCTTTTGATGGTGTTTCTTCATTTTTTGTTCAACTTCTTGCTTTTACTCGCGAAGGCTCCTTATTTCTTTTTGGAAGTTTAATTGAAAATACCGAATCATTCGGGTATATTTTTGCTTTTCAGGTTTTACCAACTGTAATTTTCTTTTCTGCCTTAACTTCAGTACTTTATTATTATGGAATTTTACAAAAAGTTGTTTGGGTTTTTGCATGGGTAATGAGGAAGGCAATGCATTTGTCAGGTGCTGAAAGTCTTTCTGCTGCTGCAAATATTTTTATCGGACAAACAGAAGCCCCTTTGGTTATAAAACCATATTTGCCAACTATGACAAAATCGGAGATAATGGCTTTGATGACAGGAGGGATGGCTACTATTGCAGGAGGTGTACTTGCTGCTTACATTGGTTTTTTAGGTGGAGCTGACCCTGAGCAACAAAAATTATTTGCTACTCATTTATTAACAGCATCAATTATGAATGCTCCTGCTGCCTTGTTTATTGCAAAAATTATTCTTCCTGAAACTAAAGAAATAAGGAAAGACCTAAGTGTTTCAAAAGAAGTGGTTGGAACAAATGTACTTGATTCACTTGCCAAAGGAACTACTGACGGTTTGCGTTTAGCTGTTAATGTGGGAGCTATGTTACTGGTTTTTACTGCTATGATGGCTCTTATGAATTATATAGTTTTTCATTGGATTGGAAATCCTACAGGTTTAAATGATTACATAAATGAAGTAAGTGGTGGACAGTATGAAGGTTTTAATATGCAATTTATTCTCGGGATGATATTCGCTCCAATTGCTTGGCTAATCGGTATTCCTTCAAATGACATTGTTATGGTTGGTCAGTTATTAGGTGAAAAAACTATTTTAAATGAATTTTATGCTTACACTTCTTTAGGCGGATTAAGAGATTCATTTTTACTAACAAATCCAAGGTCAGTAATAATTACAACTTATGCTTTGTGTGGCTTTGCAAATTTTGCTTCTATAGGTATTCAAATTGGTGGGATAAGTGCATTAGCACCAAACCAAAGAACAGTTTTGTCAAAACTAGGATTAAAAGCACTTATAGGTGGTACAATTGCTTCTTTGCTTACAGCAAGTATTGCAGGAATGATAATTGGTTTTTAA
- a CDS encoding bifunctional nuclease family protein codes for MDKIQLKILGISSGNVASSYTLIMEELGGERKLPIVIGVLEAQAIAIKLENIKPIRPMTHDLFKTFAKSFKVRIKEVFIYKLHEGIFYSYIIASAGDEILKIDSRTSDAIALAIRFNCPIYTNEEILSEAGIALKSFQMKNMENPKEETVEDEKSPEGGGNEDVAIDDLSTYSINELTDMLDKAIAEEDYIFAAKIRDAIKIKESK; via the coding sequence ATGGATAAGATTCAATTAAAGATATTAGGTATTTCGTCAGGGAATGTAGCTTCTTCCTATACTTTAATAATGGAAGAATTAGGTGGCGAAAGAAAGTTGCCTATTGTAATAGGTGTACTTGAAGCTCAGGCAATAGCGATTAAGCTTGAAAATATTAAGCCAATACGTCCTATGACTCATGATCTTTTTAAAACATTTGCAAAGAGTTTTAAAGTAAGAATAAAGGAAGTTTTTATTTATAAACTCCATGAAGGTATTTTTTATTCATATATTATAGCATCAGCTGGAGATGAAATTTTAAAAATCGACTCAAGAACTTCAGATGCAATTGCACTTGCAATACGTTTTAATTGTCCTATTTATACAAATGAAGAAATATTATCAGAAGCAGGTATTGCTTTAAAATCTTTTCAAATGAAAAATATGGAAAATCCAAAAGAGGAAACTGTTGAGGATGAAAAATCTCCGGAAGGTGGAGGTAATGAGGATGTTGCTATTGACGATTTAAGTACTTACTCAATAAATGAATTAACGGATATGCTTGATAAAGCAATAGCTGAAGAAGATTATATTTTTGCTGCAAAAATTAGAGATGCAATTAAAATTAAGGAAAGTAAATGA